A window from Manis javanica isolate MJ-LG chromosome 10, MJ_LKY, whole genome shotgun sequence encodes these proteins:
- the LOC140843770 gene encoding olfactory receptor 6C1-like, translating into MRNSTKIREFILLGLSDDPNLQVVIFVFLLITYMLSITGNLTIITLTLLDSHLHTPMYFFLRNFSLLEVSFTTVSIPKFLGTIITGDKTIPFNDCIAQLFFFILLGVTEFYLLAAMSYDCYIAICKPLHYRTIMNRRVCTLLVFSSWLLSFLIIFPALLLLLNLDYCRSNISDHFTCDYFPLLQLSCSDTKFLEIMGFSCAVFTLMFTLALIVVSYMYIIRTILRIPSSSQRTKAFSTCSSHMIVISISYGSCIFMYIKFSAKDRMSLSKGVAVLNTSVAPMLNPLHL; encoded by the coding sequence ATGAGAAACTCCACAAAAATAAGAGAGTTTATCCTCCTGGGACTTTCAGATGACCCCAACCTTCAAGTGGTGATCTTTGTCTTCTTGTTAATCACCTACATGCTCAGCATCACGGGGAACCTGACCATTATCACCCTCACCCTTCTGgactcccacctccacacccccatgtactttttcctcagaAATTTCTCCTTGTTAGAGGTTTCATTCACAACAGTCAGTATACCCAAGTTCCTTGGCACCATCATTACAGGAGATAAAACCATTCCCTTTAATGATTGCATtgctcaattatttttttttattctcttgggAGTCACTGAATTTTACCTTCTAGCTGCCATGTCCTATGACTGTTATAttgccatctgcaaacccctgcattacAGGACCATCATGAATCGCAGAGTCTGCACTCTCCTTGTCTTTTCTTCATGGCTACTTTCATTCCTAATCATATTCCCTGCCCTCTTGTTGCTCTTGAACCTTGATTACTGTAGATCTAATATTAGTGACCATTTTACCTGTGATTATTTTCCCTTGCTGCAACTTTCTTGTTCAGACACAAAATTCCTAGAGATAATGGGGTTTTCCTGTGCTGTGTTTACTCTCATGTTCACTTTGGCATTAATAGTTGTGTCCTACATGTATATCATCCGAACAATTTTGAGGATTCCTTCTAGTAGTCAGAGGACAAAGGCCTTTTCCACATGTTCATCCCATATGATTGTCATTTCCATCTCTTATGGCAGctgcatatttatgtatattaaattCTCAGCAAAAGACAGAATGTCTCTGAGCAAGGGAGTTGCTGTGCTAAACACCTCGGTagcccccatgctgaaccccctTCATTTATAG
- the LOC140843769 gene encoding olfactory receptor 6C2-like, whose product MRNHTSLTSFILLGLTDDPQLQILIFIFLLITYMLSVTGNLSIIILTLVDSHLKTAMYFFLQNFSLLEISFNSACIPRFLYSISTGDRTVTYNACVCQLFFTYVFGITEFFLLATISFDRYVAICKPLHFMTIMNYRVCKRLVFCCWVTTLLIILPPLSLGLDLEFCASNAIDHFVCDANPILNISCSDTWFIEQMVIICSVMIFIVTLVCVVLSYMYIIRTILRLPSAQQRTKAFSTCSSHIIVVSITYGSCIFVYIKPSAKDEMAINKGVTILTTSISPMLNPFIYTLRNKQVKQAFNDLVKRFILLLKN is encoded by the coding sequence ATGAGAAACCACACATCTCTCACCAGTTTCATCCTTCTGGGATTGACAGATGACCCTCAGctacagattctgatttttatatttctactgatcACCTACATGTTGAGTGTAACTGGAAACCTGAGCATCATCATCCTCACGTTAGTGGATTCTCACCTTAAAACTGCGATgtacttttttctccaaaatttttcattgttagaAATCTCATTCAATTCTGCCTGCATTCCTAGATTCTTGTACAGTATATCAACAGGTGACAGGACTGTTACATATAATGCTTGTGTATGCCAACtattttttacatatgtttttggaataacagaattttttctcctggctACCATTTCCTTTGATCGATAtgtagccatctgcaaacccctgcattTCATGACTATTATGAACTACAGGGTCTGCAAACGGCTTGTTTTCTGCTGTTGGGTGACTACTCTACTGATCATATTGCCACCACTTAGCTTGGGACTGGATCTGGAATTCTGTGCCTCTAATGCCATTGACCACTTTGTCTGTGATGCTAACCCAATATTGAACATCTCATGCTCAGATACATGGTTCATAGAGCAGATGGTGATTATCTGCTCGGTGATGATTTTTATTGTGACTctggtgtgtgtggttctgtcctacatgtacatcatcagaacaattctaagactcccctctgcccagcagaggacaaaagccttttccacctgttctTCCCACATTATTGTGGTTTCTatcacctatggcagctgcatctttgtttatatcaaacCTTCAGCAAAAGATGAAATGGCCATTAATAAGGGAGTAACCATACTcactacttccatttcccccatgttGAACCCATTCATTTACACTCTGAGGAACAAACAAGTAAAACAAGCCTTTAATGACTTGGTCAAAAGATTTATATTACTGTTAAAGAATTAG